In Ananas comosus cultivar F153 unplaced genomic scaffold, ASM154086v1, whole genome shotgun sequence, the DNA window GGGAGTTTTTCTTGAATGCGGTAAACCGTTTACCGTATTTAAATGCGGTAAACTGTTCACCGCATATAAAGCCGGTAAACCATTGACCGcatatgaaggcggtgaatagttACCGCTTTCCCAGCGGGAAAACAcaatgaaggcggtgaatggttcaccgccttcatagtATTATTAAATCCTcctaaaagcggtgaaccatttaccgctttcacatgaaagcggtaaatggttcaccgcttttaaccCCTCCCGCCAGCTCACTGCCCACGTGGCAGTTTGGAGTCTATTTTCGTAAATACAAATTTCATAGgcctatttttagaaaaaaattgttggaGGAGATTAGTTGGATAAAAAACCCATACCAAACACTGCGTTTGGAAACAAAGGGGACAGGGGCTTATTTCTCCTCGTTCCCAAACCAAACACTGCCTGGTTCAGCTCATAGTAATAGCAGTAGTAGACAACACGGATGTTTTGTGCCTTATGagtttacttaaaaaaaaaaaatgctgaagAAAAGGTCATAGGTATTTCATTAataaaagggcttttttttgcaaatagccccctgacaaattttttttgcaaaaatagtcctgtccaaaatttatttgcaaaaatggccctggccctgccacgccagcgccacgtcagcgccacgcgggcagggtcTTGGCCAGATattcaagttgaacacggtgattggttcaccgtgtctaaacatggtgaaccaatcaccgtgttcattgTGTTACTCACACCCCGCCCGGGGTGTCGGAATTgcattagacacggtgattcgttcatcgtgtctaaacacggtgaactgttcatcacgtttagacacggtgaaccatttaccgtgtcctTTACTTCCATTTTTGGCCAAATACGGCCTGACtggttgtattggacacggacttagccattttcggGGGTGGCCAAcacatttgtattggacacggttactggttcaccgtgtccaatataaaatgtattggacacggtgaaccattaaTCGTGTCCTATACAACTGCCTGCCCAGCTAATAGTTTGCCgcagaaaaatcaattacaagATCAATACAAGAATACAATACAGATACCTATCACAACACATCACaacacatcacaacatcacaaaagtaatacacatcacaacatcacaaaattaatacacaTTACAACATCACAACCAATAGAATCTCAATAATATAATCAATACTAAACAATCAAAAcagaatatacaaaataaatgcaagttatacaataatatataaatataatatcatgttTTCCTCGCTCGACCTCCTCGACCACGTCGCCTACCACGTCCGCGACCACGACCAACATCATGCTCATCAAAAGGCTCCAAGATCTCCAACTGGTCTAGATGCTCTATAGCAGCACCCTCAATAACCGGCTCAATCACAGCAGTAGCATGTGCCGGTAGTATGTCTggccgtggaggagctgaagaggagggcNNNNNNNNNNNNNNNNNNNNNNNNNNNNNNNNNNNNNNNNNNNNNNNNNNNNNNNNNNNNNNNNNNNNNNNNNNNNNNNNNNNNNNNNNNNNNNNNNNNNNNNNNNNNNNNNNNNNNNNNNNNNNNNNNNNNNNNNNNNNNNNNNNNNNNNNNNNNNNNNNNNNNNNNNNNNNNNNNNNNNNNNNNNNNNNNNNNNNNNNNNNNNNNNNNNNNNNNNNNNNNNNNNNNNNNNNNNNNNNNNNNNNNNNNNNNNNNNNNNNNNNNNNNNNNNNNNNNNNNNNNNNNNNNNNNNNNNNNNNNNNNNNNNNNNNNNNNNNNNNNNNNNNNNNNNNNNNNNNNNNNNNNNNNNNNNNNNNNNNNNNNNNNNNNNNNNNNNNNNNNNNNNNNNNNNNNNNNNNNNNNNNNNNNNNNNNNNNNNNNNNNNNNNNNNNNNNNNNNNNNNNNNNNNNNNNNNNNNNNNNNNNNNNNNNNNNNNNNNNNNNNNNNNNNNNNNNNNNNNNNNNNNNNNNNNNNNNNNNNNNNNNNNNNNNNNNNNNNNNNNNNNNNNNNNNNNNNNNNNNNNNNNNNNNNNNNNNNNNNNNNNNNNNNNNNNNNNNNNNNNNNNNNNNNNNNNNNNNNNNNNNNNNNNNNNNNNNNNNNNNNNNNNNNNNNNNNNNNNNNNNNNNNNNNNNNNNNNNNNNNNNNNNNNNNNNNNNNNNNNNNNNNNNNNNNNNNNNNNNNNNNNNNNNNNNNNNNNNNNNNNNNNNNNNNNNNNNNNNNNNNNNNNNNNNNNNNNNNNNNNNNNNNNNNNNNNNNNNNNNNNNNNNNNNNNNNNNNNNNNNNNNNNNNNNNNNNNNNNNNNNNNNNNNNNNNNNNNNNNNNNNNNNNNNNNNNNNNNNNNNNNNNNNNNNNNNNNNNNNNNNNNNNNNNNNNNNNNNNNNNNNNNNNNNNNNNNNNNNNNNNNNNNNNNNNNNNNNNNNNNNNNNNNNNNNNNNNNNNNNNNNNNNNNNNNNNNNNNNNNNNNNNNNNNNNNNNNNNNNNNNNNNNNNNNNNNNNNNNNNNNNNNNNNNNNNNNNNNNNNNNNNNNNNNNNNNNNNNNNNNNNNNNNNNNNNNNNNNNNNNNNNNNNNNNNNNNNNNNNNNNNNNNNNNNNNNNNNNNNNNNNNNNNNNNNNNNNNNNNNNNNNNNNNNNNNNNNNNNNNNNNNNNNNNNNNNNNNNNNNNNNNNNNNNNNNNNNNNNNNNNNNNNNNNNNNNNNNNNNNNNNNNNNNNNNNNNNNNNNNNNNNNNNNNNNNNNNNNNNNNNNNNNNNNNNNNNNNNNNNNNNNNNNNNNNNNNNNNNNNNNNNNNNNNNNNNNNNNNNNNNNNNNNNNNNNNNNNNNNNNNNNNNNNNNNNNNNNNNNNNNNNNNNNNNNNNNNNNNNNNNNNNNNNNNNNNNNNNNNNNNNNNNNNNNNNNNNNNNNNNNNNNNNNNNNNNNNNNNNNNNNNNNNNNNNNNNNNNNNNNNNNNNNNNNNNNNNNNNNNNNNNNNNNNNNNNNNNNNNNNNNNNNNNNNNNNNNNNNNNNNNNNNNNNNNNNNNNNNNNNNNNNNNNNNNNNNNNNNNNNNNNNNNNNNNNNNNNNNNNNNNNNNNNNNNNNNNNNNNNNNNNNNNNNNNNNNNNNNNNNNNNNNNNNNNNNNNNNNNNNNNNNNNNNNNNNNNNNNNNNNNNNNNNNNNNNNNNNNNNNNNNNNNNNNNNNNNNNNNNNNNNNNNNNNNNNNNNNNNNNNNNNNNNNNNNNNNNNNNNNNNNNNNNNNNNNNNNNNNNNNNNNNNNNNNNNNNNNNNNNNNNNNNNNNNNNNNNNNNNNNNNNNNNNNNNNNNNNNNNNNNNNNNNNNNNNNNNNNNNNNNNNNNNNNNNNNNNNNNNNNNNNNNNNNNNNNNNNNNNNNNNNNNNNNNNNNNNNNNNNNNNNNNNNNNNNNNNNNNNNNNNNNNNNNNNNNNNNNNNNNNNNNNNNNNNNNNNNNNNNNNNNNNNNNNNNNNNNNNNNNNNNNNNNNNNNNNNNNNNNNNNNNNNNNNNNNNNNNNNNNNNNNNNNNNNNNNNNNNNNNNNNNNNNNNNNNNNNNNNNNNNNNNNNNNNNNNNNNNNNNNNNNNNNNNNNNNNNNNNNNNNNNNNNNNNNNNNNNNNNNNNNNNNNNNNNNNNNNNNNNNNNNNNNNNNNNNNNNNNNNNNNNNNNNNNNNNNNNNNNNNNNNNNNNNNNNNNNNNNNNNNNNNNNNNNNNNNNNNNNNNNNNNNNNNNNNNNNNNNNNNNNNNNNNNNNNNNNNNNNNNNNNNNNNNNNNNNNNNNNNNNNNNNNNNNNNNNNNNNNNNNNNNNNNNNNNNNNNNNNNNNNNNNNNNNNNNNNNNNNNNNNNNNNNNNNNNNNNNNNNNNNNNNNNNNNNNNNNNNNNNNNNNNNNNNNNNNNNNNNNNNNNNNNNNNNNNNNNNNNNNNNNNNNNNNNNNNNNNNNNNNNNNNNNNNNNNNNNNNNNNNNNNNNNNNNNNNNNNNNNNNNNNNNNNNNNNNNNNNNNNNNNNNNNNNNNNNNNNNNNNNNNNNNNNNNNNNNNNNNNNNNNNNNNNNNNNNNNNNNNNNNNNNNNNNNNNNNNNNNNNNNNNNNNNNNNNNNNNNNNNNNNNNNNNNNNNNNNNNNNNNNNNNNNNNNNNNNNNNNNNNNNNNNNNNNNNNNNNNNNNNNNNNNNNNNNNNNNNNNNNNNNNNNNNNNNNNNNNNNNNNNNNNNNNNNNNNNNNNNNNNNNNNNNNNNNNNNNNNNNNNNNNNNNNNNNNNNNNNNNNNNNNNNNNNNNNNNNNNNNNNNNNNNNNNNNNNNNNNNNNNNNNNNNNNNNNNNNNNNNNNNNNNNNNNNNNNNNNNNNNNNNNNNNNNNNNNNNNNNNNNNNNNNNNNNNNNNNNNNNNNNNNNNNNNNNNNNNNNNNNNNNNNNNNNNNNNNNNNNNNNNNNNNNNNNNNNNNNNNNNNNNNNNNNNNNNNNNNNNNNNNNNNNNNNNNNNNNNNNNNNNNNNNNNNNNNNNNNNNNNNNNNNNNNNNNNNNNNNNNNNNNNNNNNNNNNNNNNNNNNNNNNNNNNNNNNNNNNNNNNNNNNNNNNNNNNNNNNNNNNNNNNNNNNNNNNNNNNNNNNNNNNNNNNNNNNNNNNNNNNNNNNNNNNNNNNNNNNNNNNNNNNNNNNNNNNNNNNNNNNNNNNNNNNNNNNNNNNNNNNNNNNNNNNNNNNNNNNNNNNNNNNNNNNNNNNNNNNNNNNNNNNNNNNNNNNNNNNNNNNNNNNNNNNNNNNNNNNNNNNNNNNNNNNNNNNNNNNNNNNNNNNNNNNNNNNNNNNNNNNNNNNNNNNNNNNNNNNNNNNNNNNNNNNNNNNNNNNNNNNNNNNNNNNNNNNNNNNNNNNNNNNNNNNNNNNNNNNNNNNNNNNNNNNNNNNNNNNNNNNNNNNNNNNNNNNNNNNNNNNNNNNNNNNNNNNNNNNNNNNNNNNNNNNNNNNNNNNNNNNNNNNNNNNNNNNNNNNNNNNNNNNNNNNNNNNNNNNNNNNNNNNNNNNNNNNNNNNNNNNNNNNNNNNNNNNNNNNNNNNNNNNNNNNNNNNNNNNNNNNNNNNNNNNNNNNNNNNNNNNNNNNNNNNNNNNNNNNNNNNNNNNNNNNNNNNNNNNNNNNNNNNNNNNNNNNNNNNNNNNNNNNNNNNNNNNNNNNNNNNNNNNNNNNNNNNNNNNNNNNNNNNNNNNNNNNNNNNNNNNNNNNNNNNNNNNNNNNNNNNNNNNNNNNNNNNNNNNNNNNNNNNNNNNNNNNNNNNNNNNNNNNNNNNNNNNNNNNNNNNNNNNNNNNNNNNNNNNNNNNNNNNNNNNNNNNNNNNNNNNNNNNNNNNNNNNNNNNNNNNNNNNNNNNNNNNNNNNNNNNNNNNNNNNNNNNNNNNNNNNNNNNNNNNNNNNNNNNNNNNNNNNNNNNNNNNNNNNNNNNNNNNNNNNNNNNNNNNNNNNNNNNNNNNNNNNNNNNNNNNNNNNNNNNNNNNNNNNNNNNNNNNNNNNNNNNNNNNNNNNNNNNNNNNNNNNNNNNNNNNNNNNNNNNNNNNNNNNNNNNNNNNNNNNNNNNNNNNNNNNNNNNNNNNNNNNNNNNNNNNNNNNNNNNNNNNNNNNNNNNNNNNNNNNNNNNNNNNNNNNNNNNNNNNNNNNNNNNNNNNNNNNNNNNNNNNNNNNNNNNNNNNNNNNNNNNNNNNNNNNNNNNNNNNNNNNNNNNNNNNNNNNNNNNNNNNNNNNNNNNNNNNNNNNNNNNNNNNNNNNNNNNNNNNNNNNNNNNNNNNNNNNNNNNNNNNNNNNNNNNNNNNNNNNNNNNNNNNNNNNNNNNNNNNNNNNNNNNNNNNNNNNNNNNNNNNNNNNNNNNNNNNNNNNNNNNNNNNNNNNNNNNNNNNNNNNNNNNNNNNNNNNNNNNNNNNNNNNNNNNNNNNNNNNNNNNNNNNNNNNNNNNNNNNNNNNNNNNNNNNNNNNNNNNNNNNNNNNNNNNNNNNNNNNNNNNNNNNNNNNNNNNNNNNNNNNNNNNNNNNNNNNNNNNNNNNNNNNNNNNNNNNNNNNNNNNNNNNNNNNNNNNNNNNNNNNNNNNNNNNNNNNNNNNNNNNNNNNNNNNNNNNNNNNNNNNNNNNNNNNNNNNNNNNNNNNNNNNNNNNNNNNNNNNNNNNNNNNNNNNNNNNNNNNNNNNNNNNNNNNNNNNNNNNNNNNNNNNNNNNNNNNNNNNNNNNNNNNNNNNNNNNNNNNNNNNNNNNNNNNNNNNNNNNNNNNNNNNNNNNNNNNNNNNNNNNNNNNNNNNNNNNNNNNNNNNNNNNNNNNNNNNNNNNNNNNNNNNNNNNNNNNNNNNNNNNNNNNNNNNNNNNNNNNNNNNNNNNNNNNNNNNNNNNNNNNNNNNNNNNNNNNNNNNNNNNNNNNNNNNNNNNNNNNNNNNNNNNNNNNNNNNNNNNNNNNNNNNNNNNNNNNNNNNNNNNNNNNNNNNNNNNNNNNNNNNNNNNNNNNNNNNNNNNNNNNNNNNNNNNNNNNNNNNNNNNNNNNNNNNNNNNNNNNNNNNNNNNNNNNNNNNNNNNNNNNNNNNNNNNNNNNNNNNNNNNNNNNNNNNNNNNNNNNNNNNNNNNNNNNNNNNNNNNNNNNNNNNNNNNNNNNNNNNNNNNNNNNNNNNNNNNNNNNNNNNNNNNNNNNNNNNNNNNNNNNNNNNNNNNNNNNNNNNNNNNNNNNNNNNNNNNNNNNNNNNNNNNNNNNNNNNNNNNNNNNNNNNNNNNNNNNNNNNNNNNNNNNNNNNNNNNNNNNNNNNNNNNNNNNNNNNNNNNNNNNNNNNNNNNNNNNNNNNNNNNNNNNNNNNNNNNNNNNNNNNNNNNNNNNNNNNNNNNNNNNNNNNNNNNNNNNNNNNNNNNNNNNNNNNNNNNNNNNNNNNNNNNNNNNNNNNNNNNNNNNNNNNNNNNNNNNNNNNNNNNNNNNNNNNNNNNNNNNNNNNNNNNNNNNNNNNNNNNNNNNNNNNNNNNNNNNNNNNNNNNNNNNNNNNNNNNNNNNNNNNNNNNNNNNNNNNNNNNNNNNNNNNNNNNNNNNNNNNNNNNNNNNNNNNNNNNNNNNNNNNNNNNNNNNNNNNNNNNNNNNNNNNNNNNNNNNNNNNNNNNNNNNNNNNNNNNNNNNNNNNNNNNNNNNNNNNNNNNNNNNNNNNNNNNNNNNNNNNNNNNNNNNNNNNNNNNNNNNNNNNNNNNNNNNNNNNNNNNNNNNNNNNNNNNNNNNNNNNNNNNNNNNNNNNNNNNNNNNNNNNNNNNNNNNNNNNNNNNNNNNNNNNNNNNNNNNNNNNNNNNNNNNNNNNNNNNNNNNNNNNNNNNNNNNNNNNNNNNNNNNNNNNNNNNNNNNNNNNNNNNNNNNNNNNNNNNNNNNNNNNNNNNNNNNNNNNNNNNNNNNNNNNNNNNNNNNNNNNNNNNNNNNNNNNNNNNNNNNNNNNNNNNNNNNNNNNNNNNNNNNNNNNNNNNNNNNNNNNNNNNNNNNNNNNNNNNNNNNNNNNNNNNNNNNNNNNNNNNNNNNNNNNNNNNNNNNNNNNNNNNNNNNNNNNNNNNNNNNNNNNNNNNNNNNNNNNNNNNNNNNNNNNNNNNNNNNNNNNNNNNNNNNNNNNNNNNNNNNNNNNNNNNNNNNNNNNNNNNNNNNNNNNNNNNNNNNNNNNNNNNNNNNNNNNNNNNNNNNNNNNNNNNNNNNNNNNNNNNNNNNNNNNNNNNNNNNNNNNNNNNNNNNNNNNNNNNNNNNNNNNNNNNNNNNNNNNNNNNNNNNNNNNNNNNNNNNNNNNNNNNNNNNNNNNNNNNNNNNNNNNNNNNNNNNNNNNNNNTCATAATACCAAATCGTCGACCACCATCAAAAGCTTTAGCCCAGTATGTCCTATCGTTATGAAGATTGTCAACCCAACGCCAAGCTTCTTCATCCATAGCCTTCAATTCTTCCTTTAATGCGTAATATTGCCGTTCTTCTGAAGCACTCCCAAttcgataaaaaattttaagtgttTTCCTTTGAAATGAATATTCATATTGGCCTTCATATGTCGCAAACACCATCGATGAGCATGACCTTCAGATGGTGGGAATACAAGTGCAACGAGGTTCGCTAGGCCTTTAAAATGATCTGAAATTAGTGTAATAACTCGAGATCTTGTTATATACGTTCTTTGGCAACTTAAAAACCACTCCCAACTCGAGCCATTCTCCCCCTCACAAATTGCGAAAGCTAGCGGAAATAAACCGCCATTCGCATCGACACCTGTGGCAATTAATGCGTGGCCTCCGTATTTCCCATACAGATGAGTAGCATCGATACTAAGTAATGGCCGGCAATACTCCAAACCATGAATCGACGGTCCAAAAGCCCAAAAGACTCGTGAAAACATTCTCGTATTGCTCGCCACACTAATATAATCAATCTTTATGATAGTTCCTGGATTTGTTGATTCCAATATAGAGAAGTATCAAGGAAGGTCGCAGTATGATTGCTCCCAACTACCGTATATAATTTATAGTGCTTTATTCTGGAccacagagggagagagagagagagagagagagagagagagagaagcttctAGGGCTAGGGAGAACGAGGAATGAAGCTACCTCGGGCAAcgaagggcggcggcggcagcggcggcggcggcgtcggccagagagagagagagcaagaggaagagagcgagagagagagagatcgaaagagagagagagagatcgagacaGAGTTCGGGGGGGGCGGGGGAGTGTATTCAaagagaacacggtgaatggttcaccgtgtctagagtGTTCGccggacacggtgaaccattcaccgtgtccaatagaaATGCATTTGGGGAGTGTACACAaagagaacacggtgaatggttcaccgtgtccaatagaaCTACCAAACCCGTAGCCGTGCTGGGCTATTTCTAtcgaacacggtgaaccaattaccgtgtctagacacggtgattcgttcaccgtgttcaatagaaATACCGTCCGCCGCATacattgaacacggtgattggtgatccaatcaccgtgttcaacttaaatagCCCTCCCCAGCCGTGCCCGCGTGGCActggcgtggcagggccagCCGTGCCCGCGTGGCActggcgtggcagggccagggctatttttgcaaataaattttggacagggctatttttgcaaataaaatttgttaggaGGCTATTTGCCAAAAAAGCCCATTattctaatttgattttttcaaaataattaaagttattTGAACTTAATAAAATTACTAACATGTTTGATGAAATCTCCAACTTATTTCaccaaaattatttaattttaaacatCTTAAAATTAAGGTgccgataaaaaaaaaattacagggCTGAGAGACTATTTCATATTTGCCTATAATTTGACGAggtctatttattttttattttattttatttttttgtgaacTCATTAGCTTTTCTTAGGCCTATAATAGGAGAGCATGCCGTATAAGGCCTGAAGAAATGAGAGAGTGAAGATCAGGATAGCGGCGACGAGCGAAAGACCGACCCAGAAGTTAGGGCAGTACTGCAACATGAAGTCCCCGCACCATTTGCTGATTCGACTGTTGTGATGATCGGTCACGTCCGTGTAAAGTTTTCGTAGAGTGTCGGGCATCTCGACACCTTCGACCTCCTTATTCAATTCCTCAAAGAATTTGACGATTTCGGCGTCCTTATAGTTGGTACTCGCAACtatccctctctccctcagcaGCTTCACGTCGTCCTCGCGCTGCAGCATGCAAGACATGCACGCCGTGTAGGCCGTGAAACAGAGCACGCTGTTTGCCGGAGTCGCCTCGAACGCAACGAGGTTGCGGAAGATTGGCTTGCTGTAATTGTAAAGCTGCAATACGGGGATATTGATCACCCCGGATACGAACGTCAATCCGCGGTTGAATGTAACGTGCAGGCTGCTACCCGAGTGTTTCTTCTTGAACTTTGTAGCAGATTTTTGAAGCTCCGTAGCGCTGGGAATATATAGTTGCAAAGCACTCCTGCTATCTCTGTCTTCGAAGTCCATTTGGTATCCTTCCTTCGGTATTCGAGACCAGTGAAAAAGGTGGAGCAGATGGTGGAACTGATAAGGCGCGCCCCTACTCGTTTCCACTTCATCGCTCCTCTCTTCTTTTAAAAGACACAGTAGATGCCGAAACCAAGGCACTCTAATACTCATTACCTTTTCTTTGTTCTTCTTGGGCCAGAGATCGTCGAAGCAACACAAAGCTAATTCTTCGATCGATTCCTTACGGATGCTGCTGTCTTGAGGGAAGCAATCTAGCAGTGTCTCGATGGTGAAGAAGGGAATCTGGTTGTCGACCGTCAACAAGTCGAGCTTGATCTGCTCTGTGTGCTCCCTTATGTGTAGATGCAAAGCAACATACTCCGGGAAGAATTCAAAGGTCAATAGCTCCGTCTTGGAGAATGCATCCATCACGAATAGTATGAAGGAGCTGTCGAGCAGCAGCTTCCTTGGGAGTTCTTCTCTGCTCCATTCGCACAAATCTTTGTCGTAGCAGTTGCGAACATCCTTTTCGTTCCATTCCATCTCTTCCAGATACTTCTCTGCAACGAGCCCAAAGTACCGGACCATAAACCTAGTGATCTTCAACTTGTAATCATCGTCGAACTTCAGCCGGTTCTTGCAGTTGCGGTGGTACGGCCCGATCGCCACTGCTGTCGGCTCAGGAGGTCCTCGACCATCTGCTTTGCGCTCGCACTTGAAGATGGTACGGCCGCCGGAAGCATCTCCGTAAATCTTATCTAATGAAGCCAGCCCTTTCTCCTTAAGATTATCGTCCACCTTTAGCTGCTCCGTCAGCCACTCT includes these proteins:
- the LOC109705874 gene encoding putative UPF0481 protein At3g02645; its protein translation is MSDGSQSTLVDIESGEEGTSKKNREWLTEQLKVDDNLKEKGLASLDKIYGDASGGRTIFKCERKADGRGPPEPTAVAIGPYHRNCKNRLKFDDDYKLKITRFMVRYFGLVAEKYLEEMEWNEKDVRNCYDKDLCEWSREELPRKLLLDSSFILFVMDAFSKTELLTFEFFPEYVALHLHIREHTEQIKLDLLTVDNQIPFFTIETLLDCFPQDSSIRKESIEELALCCFDDLWPKKNKEKVMSIRVPWFRHLLCLLKEERSDEVETSRGAPYQFHHLLHLFHWSRIPKEGYQMDFEDRDSRSALQLYIPSATELQKSATKFKKKHSGSSLHVTFNRGLTFVSGVINIPVLQLYNYSKPIFRNLVAFEATPANSVLCFTAYTACMSCMLQREDDVKLLRERGIVASTNYKDAEIVKFFEELNKEVEGVEMPDTLRKLYTDVTDHHNSRISKWCGDFMLQYCPNFWVGLSLVAAILIFTLSFLQALYGMLSYYRPKKS